The following are from one region of the Populus trichocarpa isolate Nisqually-1 chromosome 8, P.trichocarpa_v4.1, whole genome shotgun sequence genome:
- the LOC7469813 gene encoding ACT domain-containing protein ACR9 isoform X2 gives MADFQTDGKWCYIVFWVVQRSNSLRLDWDSLKNRLLIVSPPCLAPLYYDHKLNGSTAAPSVYLLKFCCVDRKGLLHDITEVLTELEFTIQRLKVMTTPDEKVVDLFFITDGRELLHTKERRDNTCGYLCDVFKEYCISCELQLAGPECENQRTFSSLPMAVAEELFSCELSEKESCTQALGTATTPPKKAIVTVDNLLSPAHTLLQIQCVDQKGLFYDILRTSKDLNIQVAYGRFSSSIKGYHNMDLLIRQTDGKKIVDPELLANTCSRLKEEMLHPLRVIITNRGPDTELLVANPVELCGKGRPRVFYDVTLTLKKLGICIFSAEIGRHSTQDRQWEVYRFLLDENCDVPLASSQARNQIVDRIRRTLMGW, from the exons ATGGCAGATTTTCAAACGGATGGAAAGTGGTGTTACATAGTATTCTGGGTGGTTCAACGTTCAAACTCGCTAAGACTTGATTGGGATAGCTTGAAAAACCGGCTCTTGATTGTGTCTCCTCCATGTCTGGCTCCACTTTATTACGATCACAAATTGAATGGTTCCACGGCTGCTCCTTCTGTATatttgttgaagttttgttgTGTTGACCGGAAAGGATTATTGCATG ATATCACTGAAGTTCTAACTGAGCTTGAATTTACAATTCAAAGACTAAAAGTGATGACAACACCAGACGAGAAAGTTGTGGACTTGTTCTTCATTACAGATGGCAG GGAGCTCTTACACACGAAAGAAAGGCGAGATAACACATGTGGATATTTGTGTGATGTATTCAAAGAGTATTGTATCAGCTGTGAACTTCAGTTGGCCGGTCCTGAATGTGAAAATCAGCGGACTTTCTCTTCCCTCCCAATGGCAGTTGCAGAAGAATTGTTTAGCTGTGAGCTGTCAGAAAAGGAATCCTGTACGCAAGCACTTGGGACAGCTACAACACCACCAAAGAAGGCCATCGTTACAGTGGATAATCTTTTGAGCCCAGCTCATACATTGCTTCAAATACAATGTGTTGATCAAAAAGGTCTCTTTTATGACATCTTGAGAACTTCAAAGGACTTAAATATCCAG GTAGCTTATGGTAGATTCTCATCTAGCATAAAAGGATACCATAACATGGATCTATTAATTCGGCAAACAGATGGGAAGAAGATTGTGGATCCCGAACTTCTGGCCAATACTTGTTCTCGATTGAAGGAGGAAATGCTTCATCCATTACGAGTGATCATCACCAACAGAGGCCCAGATACTGAACTCTTAGTAGCTAACCCTGTTGAGTTATGTGGCAAGGGAAGACCACGTGTATTTTATGATGTTACTTTGACTCTGAAAAAGTTGGGAATATGCATTTTTTCG GCCGAAATTGGAAGGCACTCAACTCAGGATCGCCAGTGGGAAGTCTACAGGTTCCTCTTGGATGAAAATTGCGACGTTCCGTTAGCAAGTAGTCAAGCCAGAAATCAAATAGTGGACAGAATTAGAAGAACATTAATGGGCTGGTAG
- the LOC7469813 gene encoding ACT domain-containing protein ACR9 isoform X1 yields the protein MGIPADDVVLIQQGSGSNDPTVVTVNCPDKSGLGCDLCRIILEFGLHITRADFQTDGKWCYIVFWVVQRSNSLRLDWDSLKNRLLIVSPPCLAPLYYDHKLNGSTAAPSVYLLKFCCVDRKGLLHDITEVLTELEFTIQRLKVMTTPDEKVVDLFFITDGRELLHTKERRDNTCGYLCDVFKEYCISCELQLAGPECENQRTFSSLPMAVAEELFSCELSEKESCTQALGTATTPPKKAIVTVDNLLSPAHTLLQIQCVDQKGLFYDILRTSKDLNIQVAYGRFSSSIKGYHNMDLLIRQTDGKKIVDPELLANTCSRLKEEMLHPLRVIITNRGPDTELLVANPVELCGKGRPRVFYDVTLTLKKLGICIFSAEIGRHSTQDRQWEVYRFLLDENCDVPLASSQARNQIVDRIRRTLMGW from the exons ATGGGGATTCCAGCTGATGATGTCGTTTTGATCCAGCAAGGTAGCGGTTCCAATGACCCCACCGTCGTCACCGTCAATTGCCCTGACAAGTCTGGTCTTGGATGCGATCTCTGCAGAATAATCCTCGAGTTTGGGCTACACATTACTCGCGCAG ATTTTCAAACGGATGGAAAGTGGTGTTACATAGTATTCTGGGTGGTTCAACGTTCAAACTCGCTAAGACTTGATTGGGATAGCTTGAAAAACCGGCTCTTGATTGTGTCTCCTCCATGTCTGGCTCCACTTTATTACGATCACAAATTGAATGGTTCCACGGCTGCTCCTTCTGTATatttgttgaagttttgttgTGTTGACCGGAAAGGATTATTGCATG ATATCACTGAAGTTCTAACTGAGCTTGAATTTACAATTCAAAGACTAAAAGTGATGACAACACCAGACGAGAAAGTTGTGGACTTGTTCTTCATTACAGATGGCAG GGAGCTCTTACACACGAAAGAAAGGCGAGATAACACATGTGGATATTTGTGTGATGTATTCAAAGAGTATTGTATCAGCTGTGAACTTCAGTTGGCCGGTCCTGAATGTGAAAATCAGCGGACTTTCTCTTCCCTCCCAATGGCAGTTGCAGAAGAATTGTTTAGCTGTGAGCTGTCAGAAAAGGAATCCTGTACGCAAGCACTTGGGACAGCTACAACACCACCAAAGAAGGCCATCGTTACAGTGGATAATCTTTTGAGCCCAGCTCATACATTGCTTCAAATACAATGTGTTGATCAAAAAGGTCTCTTTTATGACATCTTGAGAACTTCAAAGGACTTAAATATCCAG GTAGCTTATGGTAGATTCTCATCTAGCATAAAAGGATACCATAACATGGATCTATTAATTCGGCAAACAGATGGGAAGAAGATTGTGGATCCCGAACTTCTGGCCAATACTTGTTCTCGATTGAAGGAGGAAATGCTTCATCCATTACGAGTGATCATCACCAACAGAGGCCCAGATACTGAACTCTTAGTAGCTAACCCTGTTGAGTTATGTGGCAAGGGAAGACCACGTGTATTTTATGATGTTACTTTGACTCTGAAAAAGTTGGGAATATGCATTTTTTCG GCCGAAATTGGAAGGCACTCAACTCAGGATCGCCAGTGGGAAGTCTACAGGTTCCTCTTGGATGAAAATTGCGACGTTCCGTTAGCAAGTAGTCAAGCCAGAAATCAAATAGTGGACAGAATTAGAAGAACATTAATGGGCTGGTAG
- the LOC127903873 gene encoding ATP synthase small subunit 6, mitochondrial-like, whose amino-acid sequence MRKFDPWPVFFKREWNRNWPFLVGFAITGALITKFSLSLTEEDAKNSPFVQRHKK is encoded by the exons ATGAGGAAGTTCGATCCATGGCCGGTATTCTTCAAGAGAGAATGGAACCGTAACTGGCCTTTCCTCGTTGGCTTTGCCATCACTGGCGCTCTCATCACCAAATTCTCTCTCAGCCTCACCG AGGAGGATGCGAAGAATTCTCCTTTCGTGCAAAGGCACAAAAAGTAA
- the LOC7457932 gene encoding UDP-glucuronic acid decarboxylase 6, whose translation MAKEASNGNHNSATKAPPTPSPLRFSKYFQSNMRILVTGGAGFIGSHLVDRLMENEKNEVIVADNYFTGSKDNLKKWIGHPRFELIRHDVTEPLLVEVDQIYHLACPASPIFYKYNPVKTIKTNVIGTLNMLGLAKRVGARILLTSTSEVYGDPLVHPQDESYWGNVNPIGVRSCYDEGKRVAETLMFDYHRQHGIEIRIARIFNTYGPRMNIDDGRVVSNFIAQAIRNEPLTVQAPGTQTRSFCYVSDMVDGLIRLMEGENTGPINIGNPGEFTMMELAETVKELINPEVEIIGVENTPDDPRQRKPDITKAKELLGWEPKIKLRDGLPLMEEDFRRRLEVPREN comes from the exons atgGCCAAGGAGGCTTCGAATGGAAATCACAACTCTGCAACAAAAGCTCCTCCAACTCCATCTCCTTTAAGATTTTCCAAGTACTTCCAG tCCAATATGAGGATTTTGGTAACTGGAGGAGCTGGATTTATTGGTTCACACCTGGTGGACAGGTTgatggaaaatgaaaagaatgag GTTATTGTGGCGGATAACTATTTCACTGGCTCTAAGGACAACCTAAAGAAATGGATCGGTCATCCAAGATTTGAGCTCATTCGTCACG ATGTCACTGAGCCATTGCTAGTTGAGGTCGATCAAATTTACCACCTTGCTTGCCCTGCTTCCCCAATCTTCTACAAATATAATCCTGTAAAG ACCATAAAGACAAACGTGATTGGGACATTGAATATGTTGGGACTTGCCAAGCGAGTTGGAGCAAG GATTTTGCTTACATCAACTTCCGAGGTCTATGGAGATCCACTTGTACATCCTCAGGATGAGAGCTACTGGGGAAATGTCAACCCAATTG GAGTCAGAAGCTGCTATGATGAAGGAAAGAGAGTGGCTGAAACTCTGATGTTTGATTATCACAGGCAGCATGGGATAG AGATACGAATTGCCAGAATTTTCAACACTTATGGACCCAGAATGAACATTGATGATGGTCGTGTTGTCAGCAATTTCATAGCCCAAGCAATCCG GAACGAGCCTTTGACTGTTCAAGCACCTGGAACCCAAACCCGGAGTTTCTGTTACGTGTCTGACATG GTTGATGGCCTCATCCGACTTATGGAAGGAGAGAACACTGGGCCTATTAATATTGGAAATCCAG GTGAATTCACCATGATGGAGCTTGCGGAGACTGTTAAGGAG CTTATCAACCCTGAAGTAGAGATCATAGGAGTGGAGAACACACCAGATGATCCTCGCCAGAGGAAGCCAGACATCACAAAAGCAAAAGAATTGTTAGGCTGGGAACCGAAGATTAAGCTGCGTGATGGTCTTCCTCTCATGGAGGAGGATTTCCGACGGAGGCTTGAAGTTCCCAGAGAGAACTGA
- the LOC7469815 gene encoding dolichyl-diphosphooligosaccharide--protein glycosyltransferase subunit 4A, whose protein sequence is MFDDQDLGFCANFLGIFIFVLVIAYHYVVADPKYEGN, encoded by the coding sequence ATGTTTGATGATCAAGATCTGGGTTTTTGTGCCAATTTTCTTggcatttttatatttgttctgGTGATCGCATATCATTATGTGGTGGCTGATCCAAAGTACGAAGGCAACTGA